CTAACAAGGCTGCTCAGAAGTAACTTGTTTTATTTAAGGGGCTTGcttccaggaaagtattcttacaaCTGTAGTCTTTGTCTTCTGTACCATggagacagagggagggaggctaTAGGATAGTCTAGTGTGCCCTGTAGTTTGGATACCTGGGTAAAGGGTCTGAGGAAATATGGTGTCTGGGTTGTCAGCAGCCACTGCAAGCTAATTGTACGTTGAACCTGTGGGAGCTCTGTGGGTTGTATCTccccatttcattttatttatattatatatcgactacctttttcactgagaaaggcagattatacagtgtaaatcaAATTCAATGTACCagatgagacatccaataaacagtcaTTGAGTAATAATACTATCATTTAATGCCACGCGGACTGAAATGGACACCAGCCCGCAGTGCTCTGGGTTGCTCATGGTTAGATCTGTGAAAACACTAGCAGTTGCAGACCATGCACAAAGATATATGGCTGGGAGTGCTGCTGTGATAGGTGTGTATTTAGGGAGAGCTCTGGATTTCCCCATAATACAAATCTCCATTCTCAGGTATTGAAGATCTGTGCATAAAAAGGGATGAGCTGAACAAACAGATCCGGCtagaggaagaagagaaggtTAAGCTGCAGAATGAAATCCGTCTCTTGACAGAGAAGCTAGCCCGTATTAATGAAAACCTGGCCCGCAAGATGGCTTCCCGGAATGAATTTGATAAAACCATTGCTGAGACTGAAGCTGCTTATATGAAGGTATTGGTTGTGGAACTCTCACAACCtggtttgcatttctttaaggtagcTGGACAGAAGCGCTACACTTGTATTAGGTTCAAGATTCTTGCCAGATACCAAGAATATCCTCATACTGCTCTCTGCTTTTCAAAAATTTGAACACTTATCAGTGCAACCCAAATCTTGCAGCGCCTCCCTAATGGCTGCCATACGAGAGAGTGTTGTCTCATGGGTGGCATTTTGTAGTCTGTCCATCCCCTTTCCCCTGGTAAAATGTACTATTTAGCACATTTTCTTTGAGGGAAAATAACTTCTGTTACAATGAACAACCTACAGAATACTTCTTCAGATAGAGGATCACCCCCAAAGGCATTGGCAGTTGAGTCAAAGCACGCCCAGGACGATCCCAAGTTGCGCCTAGTTCTTCTGGTGAACAGGGCTAGGCAAGTAGGAAATTATCAATGCCCATAGTAGTGTCCTTCAACGCACAGCAAATTCTACTGCTTCTGGAAGCAGCTACTTTTTCTTCTCAATAAAATTGTTTCTTCCTAACCACCCTATGGTGGTTTCCGCATGGTCACTttacagtgtttcagaatctattctgcttcccatgttctccagagttctgcatgtgccAGGGAGTCACAGGAAGCAGAAAC
Above is a genomic segment from Eublepharis macularius isolate TG4126 chromosome 14, MPM_Emac_v1.0, whole genome shotgun sequence containing:
- the SSNA1 gene encoding microtubule nucleation factor SSNA1; this translates as MTQQGAALQNYNNELVKCIEDLCIKRDELNKQIRLEEEEKVKLQNEIRLLTEKLARINENLARKMASRNEFDKTIAETEAAYMKILESSQTLLNVLKKEAGNLTKATDTKSSVTKES